Part of the Chelmon rostratus isolate fCheRos1 chromosome 10, fCheRos1.pri, whole genome shotgun sequence genome is shown below.
TATATGGTTCGCACACTTTCGCTGTGCACAGTAATGCATTTGGCCTCACACTTGAAATCAGACAACTTGTTTTTAATCTCGTCCAGGGTCCATTGCTCAGAACTAACAACTTTCACTACTTTGGTTACTTTCTGCCATTCagcttgtttcattttgttgatgCCAGAGCTCAGGCTTAGGTGTTTTCTTAAGTCAATTTGATCAACCATTATTTCAAGCTTACAGTCTGTGATATTGTGCTTCTGTCCAACTGCTTATTAGATGTTACTGCCATTTCTCctcaaaactaaactaaatgcTGCAtgtatgaggaaaaaaaatatgggAACAGACGTGCGTGGGGTTTtagaaatcaaatgaaaagactGTGTATGCATATTTTCTATCTTGTGTGTGCCCAGTTTTCTACAGTTTAATATATTTAGCTCCATGTATCTAAATAAAGTATTAAATCATGAAAGGGATACACACCTCTACAGTACAAAAGATGTAACTGTTCAAATTTACTACTGAGCACCACTGTGACTTACCATCCTCCCATGTGCAGCTGTAAAAGTCTCGTTTCTGTGGTGACTCTGGAAGGTGCATGCCAGTGTCCAGGTCCAGGCCAGTGTTGGTGGCTTGTCGCTGGGCATGGCGCAGTATGGCTCCCCCTAAATCTCGAAGACGCAGCGCTGCCCGGTGGAAGACTGTGTCCTTGGAATTGTAGAGGAGGCAGTTGGACACCATCAGGTTGAAGTCGGTCTCCAGGTCAGCCACTGAGCGGTAAACATGACCCTCCAGCTTAGAGAGCATAGTGGAAAAGTCCATGGGCTGGCTGATGAACTCCAAATAGTCTGGGACCTGAAGACAAGACGGAGTATTAATGGGAAGAATGGATACATATTGGCAATGAAAATCCAAATTAGCAGAAGAGGTGAAAAAAGTTGGTTCTAATGGTTTTCTTTCTAACGTCCAGGAGTTGTGAGGAGCTATTTTGGGCACACTGATTCCAGAAATAAGTCCCATTCATTTTTCCCATGGACAATGTTACCTGACTCACAGCTGGAGCACTTCTACAGCTTCAATGGGCAGAAACTCTCCCAGGTAAATCATTAGTACAAACGATTAAGAACATGTtagaaaatatctggttctgagataaaaagtcaaaagtaCAAGCCTGAGTACATTAACACTTCAGAGGAGAGGTCAACTATGACTCCCAAGGTGCATTTCAGCAAGAAACATGCTATCAAGCTTAAAATTGTGTCCCATGCCCCCCTAATGGCGGGAAGGACCGCAAGATTATGCTACTGATCAAAGTGATCAAAGTGATCTTAAGTAAGTTTACTTGTAATTCCTGAGTCAATTTTTGGTGAATTCAGCAAGTATGAACCCGTGTTTTATCTACAGTGAATTTGCACCGCTGACTGGCTTCATACCAACAGTGGCCAAGGCTGGGTATTGTGGTGTTTAGAGCTGTCCGTCAAAATTATGGACAAATCAAAATTTTCTCGgaaacaaagctgaaataatTGAAACTGGAGGTAAGAACATGAACCTGTAGGGTCTTTGTATTACCTGGGGagtcttgtctttctttgttaAGTAGCACTTGgcatatcatttaaaaaaatattttaaatgggAATACAGAACAGGGAAATACACTCCTCTCCAACTTTGCCACTCTATTTAAACTGTGCATGCACAAATTCTCAGTGTTGTAACAGTGAAATGTCTGACCTCCTTGATATCAACTGGCTGTGCAAAGATCTGGGCTGTGTCCTTCTCCTGCAGTTGCTCCAGAGTGGAGCGGAGCAGCACCAACATCGGAGTCAACTGCATCTCCAGAGCCGCCTGATGAACTCTGACCTGCAGTTATCAGAGGATATGCATGTGATGTCAACATATGTGGAAGTTGCGACCATAAAGAATTCAGACACAAGATTCTACAGACTGCTCAATGctaaagagaagagaagcaaTGCAAAGTGATACCTGTGAGGGAGTGTGTCATGTAACGACAAGTgataaaattgaaatatttcTACAAAAATGTCCGCAGACAAGCAAAATATCATTCTAACTTATCTGATCAGATTCCCATTGGCTGTCCAGCACATCCTCATTGGTACATCAATTTTAGTGGCTTTTACTCTTGAAAGggtatttgtttgttttccacaagGTAAAGCAGCTCTATCCATTGGCTTGTTTTGCCACTCAGTTGTATTGAGGGGACAGTGAAAAACATTGCAACATATGCTCCGAACTTCAGACTACACTAAACAACACCTTAAAATTTTAAGTACCAGTAATTTATGCACTTTAGAGCTTCAAAATTTCAGTTAGTCACGATGCCTGTTAGCATGCCAGACTCATCCATGTCTATTACCTGTTCTCGTTTGAGTTTCTCCCTCTTGCGGATGagctccaccagcagcctgGCTTTTTCAAGGTCATGCCGCAGCTTCTGCCAATATCTGAGTGCTTCTCTTGCAGCAGAAACCTTCTCATCCACCTCAGGCTGCAAAGTACAACATATATTATAGAGCTCTGTTGTATATCACTGTATAAGAGATGTTATCTAAAGGCAATCTGGGAATTTCACAAATTATTACACTAAATACCAtcacaaaaataatcagaatacaaAAATTGCGTCATGGGTGTAGTTCTGTTTCCTGGCCTGACCTGTTCAGTATTCCTTTGGGACTGGATGTTAGAGTGCAAACGCCGGACCAGCGGCACACCGTTCCTCGACTGACGCTTCAGTAACCAGTAGCTATGCAGCCTCTGCATGAACTGGTTTTTCCTCTGGAAAAGGATTCCTTTGCAGATGATATTCAGCCTGTATAACATAGATAGATGCAGGTTGGTACTGTCAACATGGCTGACATCAGTTCAAGCATCTCCACTAGAGTCctgttttttgtaattgtaCACTCAGTTATTTAAACTGGcttgcaaatacaaaaaaccTCCACCAAAATTATGCTTTTACAACAATGTTGCGTGACATTTAACATAGATGGGCTTCTTTAGCTGTGTTGGAAATTTGGTGAACAACAATCTTAGTCAAATGTATTGcgaaaataaatgacttttgctttttaacaaatgaaacacagcattttatatcattcaaaataaaagaaaatctaaCCTGCTTGTGGGGATCTGAGGCACTGTCACTTGTGCTGCTGACTCTGTgctcttcttccctttctttttatCCAGCTTGGCATCATCTTCAgactttctgccttttttcGGTGTTATAGGACCCTCTGTGTAGGCACTCCGTCCTCTACTagccctccctctgctgcccaCCACTCTTCCTTCATTCTCCTCATCTGAGACAGTCTCTTGTCCTGGTGGTGAATGGGCCTCACAGAATGCTGTCTTCTTAACAGAAAACGTGGTCCCGTTGACGTTTGTCTCTCGCACAGGATCTATCTTCATAAACAGGCCAGCACGCTGAGCACACGTGACATGAAACGCGGTATAACAGTTGGCCTTGTGGCACTGAATTGATGCACCACGGCCCTTCTGCTTGCACAGGTAGCAGGTCAGTTTCCAGCGTGCTGGGGGAATGTTATTGACCCCTTCCACTGGTTCTAGAAAAACTGTGTTGGCAAAGCAAACTTCAGGAATCCAGATGGCACAGACCACATGAGCCCAGCGTCCGTCACTCGTTTGCTTAAAAGCGCCACCACGGTTTGGACATAGAACACAGTCAACAGGTTTCTGAGGGGACTGGAGGCAGCAGCGGCACAGCCACTGGCCCTCGGGGATGTAGGGCACTCCGTAACACTCCTGGTGCACAGCCAGGTTGCAGGAGTCGCAGAAAAGGATGACGTTGCTGTTGAGGCACTCATCATCCAGGCACACGCAGCAGAAGGCATCGTCGTCAATAGTGCTCTGAGAGGGCGCGCGGCTGCGGGCTTCCTGATACGCTTCCTCCTCCAGCCGGtccaccagcagctcaaaagTGTCTGGTGTGACAGCTGAATAACCCTCTGATGTCCGGCCCGCATTTACCATCTCCAGCCAGGCGGTGTCTTCTTCGTCCATGTCATATTCTGCCTCAGCTTCCTGCTCCTCAGCTGAGCGTTCAATGTAACGGTAATATGCTGTAGGCAGAGGAGGTGCCTCCACCGGTAGGAAGGTTTCTAGAACATGGAACTTAGGTTCAGGGAGGGTCATGTGGTGATGGTGTGATGTGTTCAACTTTTCAGGTGTTTGTGAATGAGAACTGGGGCAGTGGTTCTTGGAAGGTGCTGGCGACTTGACAGCAGGACATTTGGAGTCTTTCCTGCGACCTCGGGGTGTGACGGGTTTGCGGACTGTTTGGGCACTGCTGGTGGGAGATGATGACTGCTCACTGTTCTCCTTGTTGCTGTTACACTCACTAATGTCCTGAGCCATCATCTCATCTTCAGTGATGACCTCCAAGGGCTCCAGAATAGAAATGCGGTGAAGTCTACCATCCAgttccacctccaccactttcTGGGCCTGGGCATAAGTGAGGGTTTCTCTGCTTGGAGATGCTTTGAGGCTGTAAGGGGACGGGGATCGCTGGCGGGCACCCCCTCGCCCGCCAACTGTCCCATTGGACTTCTTGACATCGGCACCACCTCCTGCAGCCACCTGGCCTTTTCGACGTGGCTTCCTCATAGGCCACCAATCACACTTTCCCTCCTGTTGGTTTAACGGAAAATATTATGTAATAAAACTGTGTTGTTGGACTGTAAATTAATAAAACAGTCAATATaggaaacacattttgcatATTGTACAAGAATGAGCATTTGGTGGTGCTACAGCAGAATATGAAAACCTTACACCATTATTCTACCTTTTAAGGATAGCTCTCTACAATAAGAGCTGCTTGCTTTTGGTCTCAATCTTAATGAGTATCGGTATACTGAATTAGTAATCACTTATTTTTGCCTAACCAGATTTGCTTCAGCATCTTAATTTCCCCTTGTCATCATCATATATGTTATCATTGTATAATATTACAGGACTAAGCAAAATCTAACTCCACTGCTGTAATAGCAGCATAAAATTAAGGCCTTAAGAGACTTAACATGTTTTGAACTTTACATATTAAGTCATTTATGAACATCATCGTGagttgcattttactgcagtgaTAGTAGGCAGGAAAATGGTCAACATCACCTGTAGTGTAAAACATTCCTTCACACACCTCAACTCGCATAACTCGTACTCACTCAATACATGTGGCTAAATGCATAGATAAATGTACTGACAGCTGACTAACTGTCAAACTGAAGGTTACTCTTCACTATCAAAAACAGACGGCCAGTAAAGAAAATGATCTGTTGATTATTCTCGACTTTATCTAATAAAATGCTGGCAACTACTATCATGGCTACCCACAACACAACAGGCACGTCCAATCAGCTTTCAGGAGAGTTGGACTGATCGACCCCACAGCCAATCAGCTTTAAGAATACCGCGGTCTCAACTGATCAGTGTCCTTATTTCAGGAGTAAAATGTCAGCcatatttacagttttaaaatactgttaaaagCTCTACTACGGTTAGaatatcaaaaatgttttttttgtgttggaGCAGTGCCTCATCTGTTCAAGTCTGGATGAGAAAGGCACACTGTTTCGGTACTCTGACATAAAAGTACGGAGACAAATAGTTTAAAATATCAGCAAGCTAACCTGCTAACTTTAACAAATGGGCAGTACCAGCGTTAGCTGGCTTGTTATTTCTTAATGTTGACAAGACGCAGAACAAGTTAAACTATTGCTAGCTAAAAATGGAGTTAAAAGTTTTGACCCActctttaaaaaagaaacagtcgGTAGCAAACTTAAGTCATCTTACCTATTATGGCAACTGACTGACACAGGTAGCTCGACAGCCGGCGGTCTAAAGCCGCCTCTACAGTAATGGTTGCCTAGCCAGCCGCCTTACTTGCTGTAGTCTCTCTCGAAGCTAATAGCTACCTTACCGTTAGCCAGCTACAGTTTGCTGGTACACCCGGTATATTTCGCTAATATATAATGCTCCTGTTTCTTCACAACACAGCGTTTGGGAGGCAAGCAACCAATCCCATAGGTTTACAGAGAATAAAAACGGTATATCTGCATTATTAATCTGACAAACGGCTCACTGTCGACCTAATTTTGTGAGAAGGAAAATACTAGCCTCCTTcggctagctggctagctatTTGGGTTTCAGAGTATGTGCTAAATCGGAATGAGCTAAAGTACAAACATAAGACTTCCGGAGtcagctttcaaaataaaatccttgAAACACACTGGCGTTGATTCATCACGAATAAAATTCAAATGGTTCTATTCATCGCGAGACAGGACTTACTTACAaccagtgtgttgttttccccTGATGACGTGTATTTTTCACAGTATATCACTGTCATTCAGTTTTTGACGAAGTGCTGTTGTTTAGTTTTATATATAGTGTGTTCCAGGTGTTCGTTGGGCCACAAAATTCAGATACTTGTTCCCACACTTTTTCCTTACAAATATGTGTGTTGTAAATGGCTTAAATGCAGCTGCATTTAATACATTCTTGCCTGAAATATTTGTTATCActgtttttaaatagttttccCCTATTATCTTAACATTTCCAGCTGTGACACGGCATTTTCTGGGGATGTTTCCACTTGTACATCCAAGCaaacaacattatttttttaaatttgattttattctgtaATGATGAAGTTATTTGTAGACTTGATTGTCTTGTTACCTTTCACTCCTCATAGGTCAAATAGCTGCACAAAATGACATGTCGTTATTCATATGtatagttttattttgagaGCAAAATGTCTCACTTCCGCTCTTATGGCAGCCTGTGGGTTGCCTTGATAACAGCAGTTTGATACTAGTTTATCCCGCCCCTTTGACGTCAGCAGGCAATGATTTTCGCGCGCAAGCCACTAAACAGGGTCAATGACAGATCACAGTCTGTGTTGATCTTAGTTCAGCTTTATGCACACTCAATGTTTTTAATCCAAACCAGCCCTTTCAAAGCAGTGCTCTGAACTGTGTCTGGACTCTTCTCTCTGGAGTGAAAACCTGATACATGTCCTGTCAACTAATATACAcaaaacatgtgcaaacacatgcaggctCATGGATTGAATTGTTTATTCTATTcttatacacacatgcacacacactcacattctcAGAGTAAAAGCAACAGACTGTCCTCATATTTGTATTACATGGGTAAAATGAGTCTCATGGGCAGCAATACATCCAGTGCAAGATCCCCCAATCAAATAGATGACAATGAATTAAACAGAATCACCTCAACTCAAACAAATGACTTCTGTGCAATATTATACATCACACAGCAGCCTCTAAACGTACCAAGCCAGTCAGGTACATATTCAAAAGCTGCCACATACTGGCACAATCTACAAGGGTTGGGCTTAAAAGTGTGAAGTTATGATACAGCATGCCATCCATTAATTACAGTACAGAAGTATGGAACCACAGTCATGGCCACGTGTTCCAGCTGAGACTGGTGACATagtgcacattcacacagtaaCTTCTAATCTTTTAGGGCTTCGTTGGTCAGGTGTCTTCAGGGCATTCATTGGCAAAACCCAGACCTTCCTTATTGATCACGTGAATAAACAACACATCAAGAAAGATTTTAACTGGCTATACGTTCGACTACAATCTTTTGTTGTAGTCTGTCTTGGGCAGCAACATTTACCACTACTACTTGATGCAAAAAATAAACCTTCATACACATCCTGTCTTGTTGTTTAATTGAAAAACAATATTACAATAAATCTTACAGTAAACCCCGTGGCATTTGGTAACAATAAATCTGCAGTGTACTAAAAGGGAATGTGTAATATGAAGAGCAATCGGCACTGGAGGAACAATTACACAttactaaaaaagaaaaagaaaaagaaaaggtgcgTCAGTTTTCACTCTGAACACTGATTCAATATCTAAACATATCCAGGCTAACAGAAATAGAGTGAATCCATGGTTGGAATATACAAGGGCACCATTGGCTGTATGCTGTGTAGGTTGGGGCATCAGTGGTTACAAGGCATTCATGGGGTCATGGAGACATAGTCAAGGTGTTTTTCCTCTTGGAGTCCCGCCTTGGGAACGGCACAAAGCTTTTCACCTCTCTGAAACATAACCCTGTGGGCAAAAGGGGAagagcatttgtttttttgcaagTGCAGCATGTCCACAACTCCAATAATAATTGAAATAGAAAGCCATTAAAGGCAGAGTGCACGGCAATTTAACGTGAATTATTAATTACCACATTTACAGAAGCCCTGCAACTGAATTTGTGTGTAGTTGTAAATCATCTAACATGGtaaacatctaaaaaaaaagaaaatgcccacttcaacaatgaaaaaaaatgataataatgttcCACTCTTCACTGTATACACTATAAGACAAGTGTGTTACTTCTGTTTCTATCCTTATCATATAACAGcatataaaaaagacaaagagaaatttgtgaaattaaaatgagaCGACAACTGATATATTCTAACTATAATATTCATTCTGTGAGATCTGTCAATGACTATATAAGCAGTCTAGATAAACACTACTCAAATCTGCACATCACATTATGGCAACTTCTTTCAATAATGATTGGTTATCATTTTTTCACTTACGCTTCCACTCATCCAGGGACAACGTGGCATTATCATGGCTGTCATCGTACGGCATAGGCTCAGGAAAGTCGTCTGGGTCCCTCAAGCTGTCGAAATACGGGTGCTCCAGAGCAAGTTCAGCTGTGGGCCTCTCGTCTCCGTCCAGAACCAGCATCTTCTCCAGCAGGTCGATACCTGCAGACAGTCAGAGGGACAGAATGACTCAGCAATTTGGGAAAACGATACAACCAACAAGTTGTGCATGTCAGTCGATGAATAAAACAGTTTTACTGACATTAGCCACATTACAGATTGCTGCAAGCTTTTcagaagaaaatgattaaattataATTCAAAAGGAAACATTGTACTCTTGGTTACCTACCTATTTAATGTAACAATTGAAGCCGATtccaaaacatacaaacaaaaggaaaatctGCTGCTGCCAGATATACAGTAATGTACCAGTGTCTCCTGTCCTTGACCTACCTGACACAGATTGTTTACAACTGTAAGTGGAAAAGCTCTCATGAACACGGTACAAAGAGAGTTCTTAATTATGGTGTTACATCATtcagagattttaaaaaaaagtgttacaATGAACTTTATAAGCAAATGAAACAGATGTGTACTTCCACCACAAACAACCGCTGTGGTGGAGCAGCACTGTGGACAGCAGTAAAACTCTGTACTCATGTAGTCAAGTCTAATAAACAGGCAAAAACCTGCGGCCTCGTCAAGCCTCAGAGGGCTGTGGCTGAACTCACCCTTTGCGCTGGCTCTGGGGAACAACGTCGAGAAGTCTTTCCTGGGATAGCGAGGAAGGGCCTTCAAATAATTTTTGGCCTGTTTTTGCAGATACAAGAGAAATAAGGTTAGGCATCAAGATCAAATTCAACAGGACTGCAAGTCCAAGCAAGAGCTCATGCTGTCATTCCTCAAAGAGTTGTTGATCA
Proteins encoded:
- the brpf3b gene encoding bromodomain and PHD finger-containing protein 3 isoform X2, yielding MRKPRRKGQVAAGGGADVKKSNGTVGGRGGARQRSPSPYSLKASPSRETLTYAQAQKVVEVELDGRLHRISILEPLEVITEDEMMAQDISECNSNKENSEQSSSPTSSAQTVRKPVTPRGRRKDSKCPAVKSPAPSKNHCPSSHSQTPEKLNTSHHHHMTLPEPKFHVLETFLPVEAPPLPTAYYRYIERSAEEQEAEAEYDMDEEDTAWLEMVNAGRTSEGYSAVTPDTFELLVDRLEEEAYQEARSRAPSQSTIDDDAFCCVCLDDECLNSNVILFCDSCNLAVHQECYGVPYIPEGQWLCRCCLQSPQKPVDCVLCPNRGGAFKQTSDGRWAHVVCAIWIPEVCFANTVFLEPVEGVNNIPPARWKLTCYLCKQKGRGASIQCHKANCYTAFHVTCAQRAGLFMKIDPVRETNVNGTTFSVKKTAFCEAHSPPGQETVSDEENEGRVVGSRGRASRGRSAYTEGPITPKKGRKSEDDAKLDKKKGKKSTESAAQVTVPQIPTSRLNIICKGILFQRKNQFMQRLHSYWLLKRQSRNGVPLVRRLHSNIQSQRNTEQPEVDEKVSAAREALRYWQKLRHDLEKARLLVELIRKREKLKREQVRVHQAALEMQLTPMLVLLRSTLEQLQEKDTAQIFAQPVDIKEVPDYLEFISQPMDFSTMLSKLEGHVYRSVADLETDFNLMVSNCLLYNSKDTVFHRAALRLRDLGGAILRHAQRQATNTGLDLDTGMHLPESPQKRDFYSCTWEDVDSVLDPDNRLHMTVEEQLKELLEKLDFVTSMRCSGARTRRIRLLRREINNIRYRQGQNSRHSLYNGHLKEDDEDEDDDEDDDKDPKADNGLSSSDKEDLKSTSPPTLEPTGPAPPPRQGDAPLEPPTLRPITGEPQSLSWPCKRLKLDGDLSDNTAENINCTKAQERPASPPPILHSEGQTVANGLPELSAPPRPTSGGVGRRTSVLFKKAKNGAKLFRERGSPLLNGKRPQDDSKSTPTSPNSTASTPSSTPLSTPSKTPQKSPGPPTLNEKWAPSRDMCSDSELEKTPNHTLESGLTNGFKKHKDSGSDSEYSPCPVLHKEISPPKRSLGKPALSKVPFLEIVNGDSDYTGNSSQMSEDETELEPLELVWAKCRGYPSYPALIIDPEMPEEGLLHNGVPIPVPPKDVLRLGEQRQEETNERLYLVLFFDNKRTWQWLPRDKVTPLGVDDTADKLRIMEGRKSSIRKSVQVAYDRAMIHQSRVSHSHGFVASNYL
- the brpf3b gene encoding bromodomain and PHD finger-containing protein 3 isoform X3 → MRKPRRKGQVAAGGGADVKKSNGTVGGRGGARQRSPSPYSLKASPSRETLTYAQAQKVVEVELDGRLHRISILEPLEVITEDEMMAQDISECNSNKENSEQSSSPTSSAQTVRKPVTPRGRRKDSKCPAVKSPAPSKNHCPSSHSQTPEKLNTSHHHHMTLPEPKFHVLETFLPVEAPPLPTAYYRYIERSAEEQEAEAEYDMDEEDTAWLEMVNAGRTSEGYSAVTPDTFELLVDRLEEEAYQEARSRAPSQSTIDDDAFCCVCLDDECLNSNVILFCDSCNLAVHQECYGVPYIPEGQWLCRCCLQSPQKPVDCVLCPNRGGAFKQTSDGRWAHVVCAIWIPEVCFANTVFLEPVEGVNNIPPARWKLTCYLCKQKGRGASIQCHKANCYTAFHVTCAQRAGLFMKIDPVRETNVNGTTFSVKKTAFCEAHSPPGQETVSDEENEGRVVGSRGRASRGRSAYTEGPITPKKGRKSEDDAKLDKKKGKKSTESAAQVTVPQIPTSRLNIICKGILFQRKNQFMQRLHSYWLLKRQSRNGVPLVRRLHSNIQSQRNTEQPEVDEKVSAAREALRYWQKLRHDLEKARLLVELIRKREKLKREQVRVHQAALEMQLTPMLVLLRSTLEQLQEKDTAQIFAQPVDIKEVPDYLEFISQPMDFSTMLSKLEGHVYRSVADLETDFNLMVSNCLLYNSKDTVFHRAALRLRDLGGAILRHAQRQATNTGLDLDTGMHLPESPQKRDFYSCTWEDVDSVLDPDNRLHMTVEEQLKELLEKLDFVTSMRCSGARTRRIRLLRREINNIRYRQGQNSRHSLYNGHLKEDDEDEDDDEDDDKDPKADNGLSSSDKDLKSTSPPTLEPTGPAPPPRQGDAPLEPPTLRPITGEPQSLSWPCKRLKLDGDLSDNTAENINCTKAQERPASPPPILHSEGQTVANGLPELSAPPRPTSGGVGRRTSVLFKKAKNGAKLFRERGSPLLNGKRPQDDSKSTPTSPNSTASTPSSTPLSTPSKTPQKSPGPPTLNEKWAPSRDMCSDSELEKTPNHTLESGLTNGFKKHKDSGSDSEYSPCPVLHKEISSPPKRSLGKPALSKVPFLEIVNGDSDYTGNSSQMSEDETELEPLELVWAKCRGYPSYPALIIDPEMPEEGLLHNGVPIPVPPKDVLRLGEQRQEETNERLYLVLFFDNKRTWQWLPRDKVTPLGVDDTADKLRIMEGRKSSIRKSVQVAYDRAMIHQSRVSHSHGFVASNYL
- the brpf3b gene encoding bromodomain and PHD finger-containing protein 3 isoform X1 is translated as MRKPRRKGQVAAGGGADVKKSNGTVGGRGGARQRSPSPYSLKASPSRETLTYAQAQKVVEVELDGRLHRISILEPLEVITEDEMMAQDISECNSNKENSEQSSSPTSSAQTVRKPVTPRGRRKDSKCPAVKSPAPSKNHCPSSHSQTPEKLNTSHHHHMTLPEPKFHVLETFLPVEAPPLPTAYYRYIERSAEEQEAEAEYDMDEEDTAWLEMVNAGRTSEGYSAVTPDTFELLVDRLEEEAYQEARSRAPSQSTIDDDAFCCVCLDDECLNSNVILFCDSCNLAVHQECYGVPYIPEGQWLCRCCLQSPQKPVDCVLCPNRGGAFKQTSDGRWAHVVCAIWIPEVCFANTVFLEPVEGVNNIPPARWKLTCYLCKQKGRGASIQCHKANCYTAFHVTCAQRAGLFMKIDPVRETNVNGTTFSVKKTAFCEAHSPPGQETVSDEENEGRVVGSRGRASRGRSAYTEGPITPKKGRKSEDDAKLDKKKGKKSTESAAQVTVPQIPTSRLNIICKGILFQRKNQFMQRLHSYWLLKRQSRNGVPLVRRLHSNIQSQRNTEQPEVDEKVSAAREALRYWQKLRHDLEKARLLVELIRKREKLKREQVRVHQAALEMQLTPMLVLLRSTLEQLQEKDTAQIFAQPVDIKEVPDYLEFISQPMDFSTMLSKLEGHVYRSVADLETDFNLMVSNCLLYNSKDTVFHRAALRLRDLGGAILRHAQRQATNTGLDLDTGMHLPESPQKRDFYSCTWEDVDSVLDPDNRLHMTVEEQLKELLEKLDFVTSMRCSGARTRRIRLLRREINNIRYRQGQNSRHSLYNGHLKEDDEDEDDDEDDDKDPKADNGLSSSDKEDLKSTSPPTLEPTGPAPPPRQGDAPLEPPTLRPITGEPQSLSWPCKRLKLDGDLSDNTAENINCTKAQERPASPPPILHSEGQTVANGLPELSAPPRPTSGGVGRRTSVLFKKAKNGAKLFRERGSPLLNGKRPQDDSKSTPTSPNSTASTPSSTPLSTPSKTPQKSPGPPTLNEKWAPSRDMCSDSELEKTPNHTLESGLTNGFKKHKDSGSDSEYSPCPVLHKEISSPPKRSLGKPALSKVPFLEIVNGDSDYTGNSSQMSEDETELEPLELVWAKCRGYPSYPALIIDPEMPEEGLLHNGVPIPVPPKDVLRLGEQRQEETNERLYLVLFFDNKRTWQWLPRDKVTPLGVDDTADKLRIMEGRKSSIRKSVQVAYDRAMIHQSRVSHSHGFVASNYL